The Myripristis murdjan chromosome 17, fMyrMur1.1, whole genome shotgun sequence DNA segment tgCTCAGTACTTTGggtgcagggcagaatagaaagcatcgtgcatcctGCTAGCTGAATAGCtgagtctctgatatcagagaaaTGCAGCAGTCActgaaacacttgttggatgtgatGTGCAGCGCAGTTCGTTGATTTTGTTAGTTATGGACCCGGCGTTGGAagatgctgggaggcggcggcttGAAGGGTTCTCTTTTCAGCCGTGctaacgcaccggccctgcagcctcgctttcgttttgttttggtgtcctccagaatgtcctggtagcgatggaggtccggtgaaattggcactTCGCAGTgtaatcccaagctcaaaaggtgctggtGACTGTACGTGTACATttcccaacataaggtggtgttttcagctaaaaacaaccgttcacacatacagaaacatataaaagtggagagctgtaagccgctgcgtctatgtgCACCGCCATGGCAACCCCATAAATCTGATACAGACTAAAAACTTTTCTTAGTGTAGAGATGTTACAGGGCGTCtgccagctcacacacacacacacacacacacacacacacacacacactccttcacaTGAACTTCACACCCCTTGTagttgtgctgtgttgttgtgtgttgcgCTCAGCTGGTTATATTTCTGTTTggctgccccccctcctcccctcccttttattcaattatttattgatttattttggtttgacccccccgccccccactgAGCCCCGGCCTGCAGCGGTTCACTCTGCTTGCTGCAGCCTGTGCCTTTCAGACGGGCTGAagctgtgaggaggagcagccgTCAGACCTTCGGACAGACTTTGATCCTGGACAGAGAACAGAGTCCAGGTGTGTCTTCACACGGGGGGGAACGTCCCACCGCCTCCCGACAGCCCAGCAGAGGCAGGGTGAACATCAGGGACCCACGTGTGCCAGAGTTTCTAAAAGAGGCAGATCACAGACGGCTGCTCGCCTCTCCAAACTGTCAAACAGATTCCAGACCAGCCGTtaggtggcaggtgatgtcaccgccTTACAGCAGGTTAGGGTTACAACACCTGTAAGGTACCGTCACCCTACAAACACCTTTAGATCCGTCTAGAGctgctcagtgtttttcatCGTTTCTGACAATGACAGCCAAGTCTTTAAGTGGAAACTGGGCTAAACTGCACGTCTCATTTCTCTCATGAAATCAAGAAACCAAATTCAGTGGATCTGGTTTTGGAGAAATTTAAGAAATGTTTACCGGACAGCAGCCgagttgttttcagttttttttctcaccaagGAGGCAAACTGCCCGGACGCCTACAATACACGACCAACAACAGATTTTcagttcattatttatttatttatttatttattttttattttttttattttattttatttcattcattgaaaaacaaaacaaaaaaaaacaatacactatCAAGACAACATTGAcaaatcttgaatgaaagggagcaaaaagaagaataaacctttatccccccccaaaaaaatcaatttgcaaagcacttaattaaaacaacaaaataaacaaaattaaaataaaataaaattattgcCGTTTGTGAGTTTCCATCGTTGTTTCTTGGTCCCTGCACTCGCCTCCACGAGGCTCCTGGTGGTGAAAGGTGCCTCCCGTGTGAACGCAGCACAGCGCAGGGCAGGGTTCACTCGCTCTGTTAGCTTCTAGAAACTTTCCTCAGTGAGCTGGAGTTTGTCCAGTTTGCTGCATTCAGCTAAGATAATTATTAGCTTGTATTCGCTTGTGACCATATTTCAGTCTCAGAGTGTTTAGggccaatgaaacaaaaaatctaGACTTTGATGCTATACAGAGCTGTAGATGGAAGTAAGAACAAAATCAGTGAACAGATTATTATTGTCAGCACATTTCAGGACGTCCTGAGAGCCGTCAGACAGAACAGCAGCGTCCCTGCAGACGAACGACAAAACAGCTTCAGACCAAACGAGGAAATTCCCCCAAACTGCCATAAAGTTAGATATCGTTCTCTGAAAGCAAATATCTGAGGGAATTTGGTCCAGTGACGTTTGGTCTGAGCTGGTTTTGTGGGTCCAGAGGTGGAGGACCTGCAGCCTGTTGGGACGATGCTGCTCTGTCTGATGTCTGAAGCTCGGGACGTCCCGACATGTCCGGCGTACTCAGCTGCTCCTCCCGGTGACCGGATGATGAGATCAGGGAGAAGTTCTTCAGACGGGACGTTGGTAGCTGTAGGAAGTGAAGCCGAGTCGCGCAGGTCTCAGGTCTGCGGCCTCCGCCCtgctgaaacacagcagcaccgACTCTTCATTCGGCCCTCGGACCTGCAGCACACCTGAGCTTCACTCTGACTTTCAGTtggctgcttcctgtttccagcTGCTGCCCCAAACTTTGTGTCAGGACGTCTGAAACACTCTCTGCTCACACCGCAAGTCGctttcattttgctgctgcCGGGTAAAAACCAGGGCACTGCAACGCTACTgtactcctgtgtgtgtgtgtgtgtgtgtgtgtgtgaagcttcCAGTGATGTCGTCTCTGGATCCTTCAAACCTTTAAAGAGGAACTCAACACTGAAACCTGTGAGGCAGGAAACTCatgctgcgctgccctctagtggtcaaaTCTCATGTCAGATTTCTCTCATGGACCCCCTGTAGTACCCCCGCGTACCACTAGGGGTGCACGAAGGCGGCGCAGCAGAAGTTAAATCCTGGTGTTGAGTCGCTGTTTAAAAGTTCAAACTgacatcagaaacaaatgaggAGAGAACTTTTTGCTGCCCGCTGGTTTTTACCCGACAGCGAGGTCTTCCTAACCCTCCTTTACCTCTGTGAAGCTAAAACCTCCTGCCCCGCccccttctgtctctgtccaatCAGGAGAAGCGGATCATGTCCCTGGACGCGGCGAACTCGCGGCTGATGGCGGCGCTGACGCAGGTGAAGGAGCGCTACAGCATGCCCAACCTGCCCAACCTGCCCAGCCTGCGCAACGGCCTGTCGCCCACCAACCCCACCAAGCTGTCCATCACTGAGAACGGAGAGTTCAAGAACAGCAGCTGCTGATTGGCCCCGGTGCTAACGAGCCTCGTTAAGGACCAGAgtgagggggcgtggcctcagCTCTCCAAACTCCGCCCTCCTCCAAACGAGCGGCGGCCCCGCGGTGCTCTGAGCGGagccgcgtgtgtgtgtgtgtgtgatacacaGATGATCTatgaatatgtttgtatatagGCTCTATCTGTATCAGTGTACAGAGACAAACTCCACCTGCAGTTTTAAcaaggagagagtgtgtgtgagtgagtgtgtgtgtgtgagtgtgtgcgtgtgtgtgggcggaGTCAAAGAAGCACAGCGAGGACGACAAGACgctgcagcaggaaacaaaccaaaaagaaagagagaagatgtACGCACTCCGTTTTCTAACCcgacttttttattgtttttatttgacacTCAAGTTTCTGTTGAAGGTTGAAAtggtttcaggttttttttttttggtttttctttactttccttttttttagcAGAGCTGTGTGTTTCCACAACAGGTTGCATTATAAGGACGTTTAATTTATTCCTCCACTGTCCGGCCTCCGCTCCCCTCACAGAGTTTTCTACTGTTGCTGAACTACTGTAACGTGTCTGCTGTCGGTTTGTGGGCGGCTCAACAGGAAGTGGGCGGGCGGGCAGGAAGCGTCCTGTGAGCAGgttcatgtctgtctgtttaatGTTGACAATAAAAAGCTGCCTGGAAGTCTGAAGCTGACCTGTGCTTTTCTGTCTGGAGCATTAAAGGTGAAAAAAGTCTGGATTTTGCTGCCATCTACTGGTTGAAATATGCAGCAGTGATGAGGCGCTCCTGCAAAAGGTGTGTGAGATAGGGGGGTTTGTGGTGtgtacataaaatatatattcagtaaataagtaagtacaAATTAAGGGTCATGAGAGGAAATTACAATTCTAGCTACATATTTACACAACTATGAATCATTATTATTGAAGGATTTGGactttaaaggcagactgctcTCAGCTCTCAAAAGAAAAACCTTAGAAAAGCCTCAGCGGGTCAGGACACGTCCTTCACCCCAAACCAGGAGAgccaggcctgcagctgatcccctcagcagatcctgcaggaacaaggagatcctgctgatctgagaccagaatcagcagattgttttcttctgaatcggcccaagtcacagcaacgtctcttcagagtccagatgctgaggaggaggttggggttctggactcagaccagcaggatttccttcccCCAGCTTTCTGTCTCCTGCAGCGGCCCTGGAGCTCCGTGCTGAGCCCTCAGCTGCCCCGCCCCacaacttttactttgaaaacagACCGGAAGTTCTGTGTAAAGTGAGGTGGTGAGGCTCCGGCTGCTCTTCCCTTCTGTCAGCCTCGGTGTTGCTCTGAGCTCCAGGCCTGCTCTCTGCGGCGGGGACATGGTGTTGCGGTACCTGCTGTCGGCGCTCCTGAGCCGGGCCCAGCTGGTGGAGCGGCTGGCGGAGTCGCGGCCGCtgcgcggcgcggcgcggctCACCGCGCAGGCCGTGCTGAGGGCGCAGCTGGCCGGCAAGGCCGCGGCGGGCCGGGCGCTGCGCTCCAAGACGCTCCGGCAGATCCGCCAGGAGGCCGCGGAGCTCCCGGAGGGGCTGGGCGAGCTGAGCCGCAAGGCCCGCCGGGTCCGGGACAGCGTGCTGCAGGACGTCCGGGACGGAGTGAACGACGCCTCCCGGCAGATTAAACGCAAAGGAAAGTGACGGAGACGCTGCCGGAGGACACGCCGCTGCATCCGGCTGGAGCTGCGCTGAGGCGGCGGTGCTCCTCACGGAGAGCATCAGAGACTGAGCCGCACCCTCCCCGCAGAAAGAGCTTTAATTATTTCAGTAACTGACACTGATGTTTATTACTCTGTATTTTAAATTCTGAGGAGTAAAACCACATTAGCCTGACTTCCggtctctttcttcttcttctacatCCGAGGAAGCAGATCTGACCACGTGATCACTGACACTGCTGCTGGAAATGCACAatgtataaaaattaaaataatgtttttcctcacagcacttaccaacacacacacacacacacacacacacacacacacacacactcactcagtgGTGTGAGAGCAGAAACCTGCAGGGACTTTGAATATGTTAAGAAACATGAAACTGCTGGAAGTCCTAAGATCTTGAATAAAAGTTGATACTTTCATGAaattgttttgttctttttaaactgccagaatcagaaatacagtattgttcTCCGTTTGATGCAGCTGCTCAACTTCTCAAGAGGAgaatgaaattataagaaatagaaaaatatgtgccttacaaatttgTAACAAAAAGTTTGTgcaatattacaacaataaatacatacactatctatctgtctttgtatctatacatatatatgtttaaaaaaaaacaaatctggtGAGTTTATAACTTGGTTTATTACTCATTTAATTAGTTATATAAGCACTTTGTAATGCTGTTTTTGagaagtgctctataaataaagagtatttatttctttatttattttacatatcaAATATACAGTgaggtgtacacacacacacacacatacagggtgtccattaagtttctttacaatttaacatttattacaaaagcaaatgaacagacaaatctgtggaaattattacaaaatgaggagtagatgttgaaggttttttttttgcctcatttaatccACCTCTATATGGGGAACATTAGCTGCAGGAAGCACATCGGGACTGGATTTCTTGCCGTGTTCGCTGCAGCAGAGCTTCATCAGTGGCGGCAACGGCATCAGTGaccttttgcttcaggtcgttgacgtccaatgtgattaaaaactttga contains these protein-coding regions:
- the LOC115374751 gene encoding uncharacterized protein NCBP2-AS2-like, which codes for MVLRYLLSALLSRAQLVERLAESRPLRGAARLTAQAVLRAQLAGKAAAGRALRSKTLRQIRQEAAELPEGLGELSRKARRVRDSVLQDVRDGVNDASRQIKRKGK